Part of the Polyodon spathula isolate WHYD16114869_AA chromosome 18, ASM1765450v1, whole genome shotgun sequence genome, TGATTAAACCCATGTTCCTACACTTGATGTCAAAATTACTATCATTTGATATccatttataatacaatacagtaactGTTTAACTCGCATATCGGTatcagaggtaaaaaaaaaaaaaaataatactttctcTCTACAGCAACAGTGTCTAATTGTAATCTTATTTTGTCTCTGTTTGCAGGTGGTGTGGTCACGACTTTGAGGAAGATGTTTACTAGCAAGTGTATATTGGATTGATAACGAGGAGCcgcacaaaaaaataagaaaataaacacccAGATTTTATTgcacaatgtaaatacagtgaGTGTGGGTCGACACAAGTATGGGACGTGTTTGAGTTCTAGCGAGGGGTTTACAAGAAGATGCACACGTGTGTGGTGTAGGTGTAACCTGGTAGGGTTGTGTGTTTAGTATAGTTCTGGACAAAAGAGAAAAACACGTGTTTTGTAATTGCAACTAAATGTTCCACAGTCAGGTCATAGCTGGTGTGACAACAGCAATTGGTAGTACATTTAGAACTGTTTACAGTATTatgctaaaataaaatgtcattgtttGTGCATTAACGAAGTTCCACAACATATAGCTTGAGTTAGGAATATTTGAAGAGGGGGAGAACACTGCAATAACTGGTTGGTGTTTTGTGGATCCACAAGAATtacttttgtatttgaaatacttTCCATAATATACTAGAAATCTTGCCTCTAAAGAGACTTAACTGTAGTCACAAGGTTTAGAATGTGCATAAATACCCAAACAACTAACTTGTCAATTTGTAAATATGTGAGTGAATTGAGAAGTAATcccattttgtgtttgtttggtctTGACGTGTATTGTGCTGACTGGTTTAtactatgtttaataaaataaatatattttttaatggttgtAGTGATGTTATTTCAAAAGTATCTACATTGGCTTATTCAATCCTCCTTTGACAGTGCCTCCtccattttatattgttgaaaatgaaaagtactaaaactggttttacttttttttaattttttttttattatttttaaatgtagtcattcCAAcagagttaggaatattcaatgcagtgtgcTACTTCTATGCAGAGTGAAAAGGCTGAGACAGACAGATTACATAATTTTACAGATTATATACTTTGAGTTTTACAGCAATGGCCTTGTGGGTACTCTGAGCCTCAAACTCCCTCTTCAGCTCCCAGTAGCAGTTGTGGTGCTTGTGGCTCTGAGTCAACATGGTTCCGCAGCTCATCCTACACAGCTCCGCCCAGAACTTGCAGCTCTGCAGGTGCCTCGCCAGCTCCTTCCTCGTGACCTCTGCATCGCAGCCTTCGTTAGGACAGCTGGTCACCTTGAAGTCACAGTGACCGTACTGATAGGATAGCGGGGAGATGGCACAATAGCCATGTATTTCATTCTTACACTGGAAAGGAAAAAATGGTTTTGTTACCGTAGCTGTTCTGCTCATCCAAAAATATTGCCGTAAAACACTTTTTGCAGATTGTAATTAAATAAGGGTTTTACCACCTGAAGATTTATATCCCAAAGCCATACGCTGTCCAACCAAAATTATGCCTCTCCACACAAACAGACAAGATGCAAAACATACTGGTTTCAGGTTCTGATTGTCAGTTATTCAATTGGTGGCACTCTGTCATTTATAAGCTGGCCATAGCTTCCTTACCTTCATCTTTAAACTGCGGACGGATTTGCTGAGTTTGAACAGCACAAGCATCAACTCCCAATACACTGCCTTTCTGCAGAAGGGACACGTTTTCTGCctggagggagaaaaaaaaaaaaaaaaaaaaaaaaagtttcatggtTAGCCACGAGATGTCGCTATAACCACAGCAATGTAAACGAGTAAGTGCATTAATAGAATAATATTGTTTTGCCCACTGTTTTGCACCAGaac contains:
- the LOC121331109 gene encoding RING finger protein 151-like codes for the protein MPSHVFCKRCFLQWLKRQKTCPFCRKAVYWELMLVLFKLSKSVRSLKMKCKNEIHGYCAISPLSYQYGHCDFKVTSCPNEGCDAEVTRKELARHLQSCKFWAELCRMSCGTMLTQSHKHHNCYWELKREFEAQSTHKAIAVKLKVYNL